One window of the Candidatus Oleimmundimicrobium sp. genome contains the following:
- a CDS encoding LytR C-terminal domain-containing protein, translating into MDSTIKRKRDILKKDSRAYKRRERKRKNRRLIMLIIGASLIAFLLISGISSFFFKNRNADNLTTSNSSTTTSNKNDKVDASSLKPELGDTVIFLVMGVQKEGDKETVAETLALFCDLKEGIINGISVPKDVIIEIPGLGFEKVSEMLSLKKDSTAISAIQNLFGVEFHGYTKMNLFDLKGIMDKNDFEKVFNNAISSDIPTEHQKTISSVIALMDHKEDINILSLPVKSHAVGQEIYYEPDKKELEGLLARIWGVKVEKVEKARVMVLNGCGVPGVAGEVASKLINMGYQVVGTKNADNFKYEETQLLVYGDNEDIANNIKETLGVGTIIIRTINQDVTDIVVVVGRDYNSNEEEN; encoded by the coding sequence TTGGATTCAACTATCAAAAGAAAAAGAGATATATTAAAAAAAGATTCAAGAGCATATAAAAGGCGAGAAAGAAAGAGAAAGAACAGACGCTTAATTATGCTTATTATTGGTGCTTCATTAATCGCCTTTTTGCTTATTTCGGGAATTAGTTCTTTTTTCTTTAAAAACAGAAATGCCGATAATCTTACTACCTCAAACTCGTCAACTACTACTTCAAACAAGAATGATAAGGTGGACGCGTCTTCCTTAAAACCTGAGCTCGGGGATACGGTTATTTTTTTGGTAATGGGTGTGCAGAAAGAGGGAGACAAAGAGACAGTTGCTGAAACACTGGCGTTATTTTGTGATTTAAAAGAGGGAATTATAAACGGGATATCTGTTCCAAAAGATGTCATCATTGAGATTCCGGGATTGGGTTTTGAGAAAGTCAGTGAGATGCTTTCTCTTAAAAAAGATTCCACGGCGATATCTGCCATTCAAAATCTTTTTGGGGTTGAGTTTCATGGTTATACAAAAATGAACCTCTTTGACCTGAAAGGAATCATGGATAAGAACGATTTTGAAAAAGTGTTCAATAATGCGATAAGTTCGGATATTCCAACAGAACACCAAAAAACAATATCATCGGTAATTGCTTTAATGGATCACAAAGAGGATATAAATATTTTATCTCTTCCGGTAAAAAGCCACGCAGTTGGCCAGGAAATATACTATGAACCCGATAAAAAAGAGTTAGAAGGATTGCTTGCGCGTATTTGGGGAGTGAAAGTTGAAAAAGTCGAAAAAGCAAGGGTTATGGTTTTAAACGGATGCGGTGTTCCCGGAGTGGCGGGCGAGGTTGCAAGCAAATTAATAAATATGGGGTATCAAGTAGTAGGCACAAAAAATGCGGATAATTTTAAATATGAAGAAACCCAATTACTGGTTTATGGCGACAACGAGGATATCGCCAACAATATAAAAGAAACATTGGGAGTTGGCACAATTATCATCCGAACTATTAATCAAGACGTAACTGATATTGTTGTGGTTGTCGGGAGGGATTATAATTCTAACGAAGAAGAAAATTAA
- the rsfS gene encoding ribosome silencing factor, whose product MLDSKEIARIAARTAVDKKAENIIILNLSNLLGIVDYFVICEGKNDRQVDYISEFIKEKLRENGVKPYGVEGDGRAGWILLDYGNVVIHVFTSEARQYYQIERLWKDAPHLEWEEVLKQKANAE is encoded by the coding sequence TTGTTAGATTCTAAAGAAATTGCCAGGATAGCTGCAAGAACGGCGGTTGACAAAAAAGCTGAAAACATTATTATTTTAAACTTAAGCAATTTACTGGGAATTGTTGATTATTTTGTAATTTGTGAAGGCAAAAATGACCGGCAGGTTGATTACATTTCAGAATTTATTAAAGAAAAATTGAGAGAAAATGGAGTTAAGCCGTACGGTGTTGAAGGAGACGGTAGAGCGGGATGGATTTTGTTAGATTATGGCAACGTGGTTATTCATGTGTTCACAAGCGAAGCGAGGCAATACTATCAAATTGAGCGTCTTTGGAAAGATGCCCCACATCTTGAATGGGAAGAAGTTTTAAAGCAAAAAGCAAACGCAGAATAA